The following are from one region of the Heterodontus francisci isolate sHetFra1 chromosome 34, sHetFra1.hap1, whole genome shotgun sequence genome:
- the LOC137348532 gene encoding zinc finger protein 774-like gives SSSLERHKDTRTTEKPWKCGDCGKGFNYPCQLETHRRSHTGERPFNCSVCGKRFPNPSNLLTHQLVHTDNRAFKCSDCEKSFKSTNDLLKHQRSHTGERPFTCSVCGKGFSRPTHVLTHERVHTGEKPFTCSLCGKGFIQLSHLLTHQLVHTDKRPFKCSDCEKRFKSKNQLLQHQRTHTGARPFTCSECGKRFPNPSSLLTHQLVHTDKRPFKCSDCEKRFKSKNYLLQHQRTHTGERPFTCTDCGKGFTNRSILLKHQRVHTGEKPFTCSVCEKGFTQSSHLQTHQLVHTDKRPFKCSDCEKRFKSKGNLLKHQQVHTGGRPFTCCDCGKGFADSSNLLRHQQVHK, from the coding sequence TCGTCaagcctggagagacacaaggatacccgcaccacggagaaaccgtggaaatgtggggattgtgggaagggattcaattacccatgtcagctggaaactcatcgacgcagccacactggggagaggccgttcaactgctctgtgtgtgggaagagattccctAATCCATCtaatctgctgacacaccagcttgttcacacagataacagagcttttaaatgttctgactgtgagaagagtttTAAAAGCACAAATGATCTACTGAAACAccaacgcagtcacactggggagaggccgttcacctgctcagtgtgtgggaagggattctctCGGCCGACCCACGTTCTAACACacgagcgagttcacactggggagaagccgtttaCCTGCTccttgtgtgggaagggattcattcagttgTCCCACCTCCtgacacaccaacttgttcacacagaCAAGAGACCTTTTaagtgttctgactgtgagaagaggttTAAAAGTAAAAACCAGCTGTTGcaacaccaacgcactcacactggggcgaggccattcacctgctctgagtgtgggaagagattccctAATCCATCCtccctgctgacacaccaacttgttcacacagataaaagaccttttaaatgttctgactgtgagaagaggttTAAAAGTAAAAACTACCTTCTGCAACACCAacgtactcacactggggagagaccgtttacCTGCactgactgtgggaagggattcactaatcGATCCATCCTGctaaaacaccagcgagttcacactggggagaagccattcacctgctccgtgtgtgagaagggattcactcagtcgtcccacctccaaacacaccaacttgttcacacagaTAAGAGGCCGTTTAAATGTTCcgactgtgagaagagatttaaaagtaaaGGCAATCTGCtgaaacatcagcaagttcacactggggggaggccgttcacctgctgtgattgtgggaagggatttgctgattcaagtaatctgctgagacaccagcaagttcacaagtga
- the LOC137348533 gene encoding zinc finger protein 239-like: MAAINPGLSLGEAQQLQRGSVFMKPHRPLAGSIPLLHRVLPYPLRMRHNQSNPVPTSTLRMLPSQPTPRLCADSCNEDRALSVPRGMLGTSSAIETLYYLTENNVMNRLRLEPKGQAIKLTISIIRSVLSIAPKWLKDHLQGHKDNCTTEKPWKCGDCGKGFRYPSLLEVHQRSHTGERPFTCSVCGKGFNRFFNLLIHQRVHTGERPFTCSVCGKGCSQSSDLLKHQRVHTGERPFSCSVCGKRFITSSHLREHQRIHTGERRFSCSVCGKEFNQLTHLLKHQQVHTGERPFICSVCDKRFTQSSHLLRHQQVHERL; encoded by the exons ATGGCGGCAATTAACCCGGGCCTGTCACTGGGAGAAGCCCAGCAGCTGCAGCGCGGCTCG gtgtttatGAAGCCTCACCGCCCACTCGCCGGCTCCATTCCTCTCCTGCACCGGGTGCTTCCTTACCCGCTGCGGATGCGACACAATCAATCCAATCCAGTTCCAACATCCACACTGCGCATGCTCCCGTCACAGCCGACACCGCGCCTGTGCGCGGATTCCTGTAATGAGGATAGGGCACTTTCTGTACCACGGGGCATGCTGGGTACCAGCTCCGCCATTGAAACACTGTATTACTTAACCGAAAATAATGTTATGAACCGATTGCGATTGGAGCCGAAGGGCCAAGCTATAAAGTTAACG atttccatcatccgcagtgtATTATCTATTGCACCCAAATGGTTGAAGGatcatctccag ggaCACAAGGACAACTGCAccacggagaaaccatggaaatgcggggactgtgggaagggattcagataCCCATCCCTTCTGGAAGTTCAtcaacgcagtcacactggggagagaccgttcacctgctctgtgtgtgggaagggatttaatcgATTTTtcaaccttctgatacaccagcgagttcacactggggagaggccgttcacctgctccgtgtgtgggaagggatgcaGTCAGTCATCCGATCTGCTgaagcaccagcgagttcacactggggaaagaccgttctcctgctctgtgtgtgggaagagattcattaCTTCATCCCACCTGCGGGAACACCAGCGaattcatactggggagagacggTTCTCCTGCTCGGTGTGTGGGAAGGAATTTAATCAATTGACCCACCTTctgaaacaccaacaagttcacactggtgagagaccattcatctgctctgtgtgtgataagagattcactcagtcatcccacctgctgagacatCAGCAAGTTCACGAGCGACTGTAA